In one Rhodococcus sp. B50 genomic region, the following are encoded:
- a CDS encoding alpha/beta hydrolase produces MTTTLDTPPAPPEPSPSFSARLKDGILRWLGRFHPVGLAVALLFYCWSLSPSLLPRPWYLQGVATGISVITGYGIGVLLAWIVRKCGFETNWSATVKKVGWYLLAVVAVVVVPTFLVLGSWWQDISRELVGMEPGSSWDYPGVLLVSVVVALLLLIIGRGLRRVAQWVTGLVVRVLPRPLARIVSVVLVGLIVFWAVEGLLTVEIARIANGSAMAVDEGTADGVEQPQAPERSGSDASLEPWDSLGREGRTFVAGGPSPEEITAVTGGPAMMPIRVYAGYRSLDNLDGYTDYDEMEVLASHVVAELDRTGAFEREYLAVATTTGRGWVNQDVAAALEYLSDGNSAIAAMQYSFLASPLAFLADRVSPRNAGRALFEAVYARWSVLDPETRPKLLVFGESLGSYGGQSAFAGVQDMITRTDGALWVGTPNFTEQWRRITDSRDPGSREILPVIYGGQNVRFAATPDDLTELDGLRDWESPRIVYWQHPSDPIVWWSSQLVRHRPDWLREERGADIDKGMSWIPFVTFWQVTLDMVFAAEVPGGHGHAYTTEAGFFWADILGIEDEVRVKAVFDALSSDE; encoded by the coding sequence ATGACCACGACCCTCGATACACCGCCCGCACCTCCTGAGCCGTCCCCTTCGTTCTCGGCTCGGCTGAAGGACGGGATCCTGCGATGGTTGGGACGGTTCCATCCGGTCGGCCTCGCCGTCGCGCTGCTGTTCTACTGCTGGTCGCTGTCACCGTCACTGCTTCCCCGCCCCTGGTACCTGCAGGGCGTCGCGACCGGCATCAGCGTCATCACGGGCTACGGGATCGGCGTGCTCCTCGCCTGGATCGTCCGCAAGTGCGGCTTCGAGACGAACTGGTCGGCGACCGTCAAGAAGGTCGGTTGGTACCTGCTCGCGGTGGTCGCCGTCGTGGTGGTGCCGACCTTCCTCGTCCTCGGTTCGTGGTGGCAGGACATCAGCCGCGAACTCGTCGGGATGGAACCCGGCAGTAGCTGGGACTATCCCGGCGTCCTGCTCGTCTCCGTGGTCGTGGCGCTGCTCCTGCTCATCATCGGTCGCGGTCTGCGGCGCGTGGCGCAGTGGGTCACCGGCCTCGTCGTCCGCGTGTTGCCGAGGCCGTTGGCGCGGATCGTGAGTGTCGTGCTGGTCGGGTTGATCGTGTTCTGGGCGGTGGAAGGCCTGCTGACGGTGGAGATCGCGCGTATCGCCAACGGATCGGCGATGGCCGTGGACGAGGGCACCGCCGACGGAGTCGAGCAGCCGCAGGCGCCGGAACGATCCGGGTCGGACGCGTCGCTCGAACCGTGGGATTCGCTGGGCCGTGAGGGCCGCACGTTCGTCGCAGGCGGTCCGTCTCCGGAGGAGATCACCGCGGTGACCGGTGGACCCGCGATGATGCCCATCCGGGTCTACGCCGGTTACCGCTCCCTCGACAATCTCGACGGCTACACGGACTACGACGAGATGGAGGTGCTCGCGTCCCATGTCGTTGCCGAACTCGACCGCACAGGCGCCTTCGAGCGCGAGTACCTCGCCGTGGCTACGACGACAGGTCGTGGCTGGGTGAACCAGGACGTCGCCGCCGCCCTGGAATACCTCTCGGACGGCAACTCGGCCATCGCAGCCATGCAGTATTCGTTTCTCGCCAGTCCCCTGGCTTTCCTCGCCGACCGGGTCTCGCCCCGCAATGCAGGTCGCGCGTTGTTCGAGGCGGTGTACGCGAGATGGAGTGTCCTCGATCCGGAAACCCGGCCGAAGCTGCTCGTCTTCGGCGAATCACTGGGCTCGTACGGAGGTCAATCGGCCTTCGCCGGCGTGCAGGACATGATCACCCGAACCGACGGCGCGCTTTGGGTGGGCACACCGAATTTCACAGAGCAGTGGCGACGTATCACCGATTCGCGCGATCCGGGAAGTCGCGAAATTCTCCCGGTCATCTACGGCGGGCAGAACGTGCGATTCGCTGCGACACCCGACGACCTCACCGAACTCGACGGCCTGCGCGACTGGGAATCTCCCCGCATCGTGTACTGGCAGCATCCCAGCGATCCGATCGTGTGGTGGTCCTCCCAACTGGTCCGGCACCGCCCGGACTGGCTGCGCGAGGAGCGCGGCGCCGACATCGACAAGGGGATGTCGTGGATTCCGTTCGTGACGTTCTGGCAGGTCACGCTTGACATGGTGTTCGCCGCCGAAGTGCCCGGTGGCCACGGCCACGCCTACACGACCGAGGCCGGGTTCTTCTGGGCGGACATTCTCGGCATCGAGGACGAGGTGCGCGTGAAGGCGGTCTTCGACGCACTGTCGTCGGATGAGTGA
- a CDS encoding linear amide C-N hydrolase, whose product MCTRVVWNGPSGRVLVGRNMDYHRETATNLWALPRGITRDDGVGGQLSWTSKYGSVVAGAYDMMTVDGLNEAGLGGHILWLTESDYGTHDKSRPALSVAVWMQYFLDNFATVAEAVDWIEKTGVQVVPLGDPATGEVPAVHLALDDATGDSAIIEYLDGTPTVWHSRDYAVMTNSPAYGEQLELLKKVKGFGGEAPLPGTGNASDRFARAAHYVGSLPEPQSQVQAIAGVLSVIRNAAQPFRVPEPGKPYASQTIWQTVADLAEKRYVFESTTRPNIVWIDLSDLDLSEGAPAGKLDLLGDTALEGGLAGNVSGRFEKSDPLTFIAMPS is encoded by the coding sequence ATGTGCACACGAGTTGTGTGGAACGGCCCGTCCGGTCGAGTGCTCGTGGGACGCAACATGGATTACCACCGCGAAACCGCCACCAATCTGTGGGCGCTCCCCCGGGGTATCACTCGCGACGACGGTGTCGGTGGACAACTCTCGTGGACGTCGAAGTACGGCAGTGTGGTCGCGGGTGCCTACGACATGATGACCGTCGACGGACTCAACGAGGCCGGCCTCGGTGGGCACATCCTGTGGCTCACCGAATCGGACTACGGCACCCACGACAAGAGCCGACCCGCGCTCAGCGTTGCGGTGTGGATGCAGTACTTCCTCGACAACTTCGCGACCGTCGCCGAGGCCGTCGACTGGATCGAGAAGACCGGCGTGCAGGTCGTTCCGCTGGGCGACCCGGCGACCGGTGAGGTACCCGCCGTGCATCTCGCACTCGACGACGCGACCGGCGACTCCGCGATCATCGAATACCTCGACGGCACACCGACGGTCTGGCACAGCCGCGACTACGCCGTCATGACGAACTCCCCCGCCTACGGCGAACAGCTGGAACTGCTGAAGAAGGTGAAGGGATTCGGCGGTGAGGCACCACTCCCCGGCACCGGTAATGCGTCCGACAGGTTCGCTCGCGCAGCGCATTACGTCGGCAGCCTTCCGGAACCGCAGAGCCAAGTGCAGGCGATCGCGGGCGTTCTCAGCGTGATCCGCAATGCCGCGCAGCCGTTCCGCGTACCCGAACCCGGAAAACCGTATGCTTCGCAGACGATCTGGCAGACGGTGGCCGACCTCGCCGAGAAGCGTTACGTGTTCGAATCGACGACGCGCCCCAACATCGTGTGGATCGACCTGAGCGATCTCGACCTCTCGGAAGGCGCACCGGCGGGCAAGCTCGACCTCCTGGGCGACACGGCACTCGAAGGTGGTCTCGCGGGCAATGTCAGCGGCCGATTCGAGAAGTCGGATCCGTTGACGTTCATCGCTATGCCGTCATAG
- a CDS encoding AAA domain-containing protein, translated as MQRLLAFLAELVKARSAPVRVVDKHRAVMSLEEGNIRAGLRAHAASGDVILRARRAQLEEPPRPPAELAKYVHGDIADSAVEPELDPQATGIDGLDAWLTDWRAWAVVDRERQAASHLYSFLQRAMLDLEDQPESLELVVASGLLHLSEGVAGARVHTHLITQAALIERQGDSGDLVVRLSPNAGPALEDVQLLTGLEVFDPTSVRELHDALVTQVASPLDPAARVFSKSWAERALTVPVDVVERADEASSSDAFVTPSPVLVLRKRGAHSLIEYYNRMTEAAADESNPVPLGLAQLVEAIEPADRVAWLDRIGTPSSEFTGEQLMPLPANEEQRDIIDRLAGDSGVVVEGPPGTGKTHTIANIVAALLARGQRVLVTSEKAQALRVLREKLPSELQELCVAVTDPVHGGTVELTRSVSEIAIRKAQFNVRRAQERIDELTTQRNDALERRATLMEQIRQARAEETEVHADVAAGYEGTAASIVRRVRAHEAKYAWLPAPLLTDTPPLTVDELVTLHSLHQRSSVERARRRQQRFPELSLPTQRELQYACAAVSQASSGTTNGETQGLLRVLESASLEALGRIRDLCEQLQGALEDADRLDARIQRVADDVLSGRAQHLWGKTAELAELVQAAQEADRIIGAGSVETAVTGRQAFEAYDALARKLEAGDTWRSGFTRFRRSDEQSAVEALGELATVDGVAATTAQTARIVAEHLRALEAIRVARVVLRDLGIDIELDESRSRAVGTLVFLDRDRAIVDNLVARVHDVESALREVHPGAPRITSIEQARSTAESARTIAAAGTAEASKNWLESIGMYVRSQISGGASPEGRALARAFHDADFDAINAALDAWDRAAGEQREELELVSLHARLTTAAPALAQALAENPLSLAWPVRLADVEEAWAWRRADEWVRRFQERNDDGQFERELDAVEKDLARLTTELVEEKAWSACLDRTTAEQVQALHSYRDHVASIGKGTGRYAERYRAAAREAMQVAQGAVPAWVMPLQQVLASIPPEQNSFDVVIVDEASQTDISSLFLLWLAPRVIIVGDDKQCAPSAVSLGALDGVFSRLDSYLPDIPNYLRDSFTPRSSLFSLLRSRFGSIVRLREHFRSMPEIIAWSSDQFYADDPLVPMRQYGSDRLQPLRTTLVEDAAVTGQNSTLTNYAEAHALVDTLVKCVEDPAYDGKTFGVVVLQGQLQVDIIQNELLDRLTPEQWEERRLRVGTPPDFQGDERNVVFLSMVVAPEQNIAALTRTEYQRRFNVAASRAQDQLWLFHSRTIDTLRRTDLRYSLLAHMRTTSPRPAEPMPDGVMRDERHEAFDRLFQQDVFLDIATRGYHVNPRVEVNGHFIDLVVTGAAGKLAVACDDEQWHTSPDRQNADLERERELHRSGWKFWRVRESEYYLDPVAALSGLWEELERRGIAPGRMDATVVGEIADPGTRLMAGMDDY; from the coding sequence GTGCAACGTCTGCTCGCCTTCCTTGCCGAGCTCGTCAAGGCCCGCAGCGCGCCCGTCCGCGTCGTCGACAAACACCGTGCCGTGATGTCCCTCGAGGAAGGAAACATCAGGGCCGGTCTGCGAGCCCATGCCGCCTCGGGCGACGTCATCCTGCGTGCGCGTCGCGCTCAGCTCGAAGAACCTCCGCGTCCGCCCGCAGAGCTCGCGAAGTACGTGCACGGGGACATCGCGGATTCCGCCGTCGAGCCCGAACTCGACCCGCAGGCCACCGGCATCGACGGTCTCGACGCCTGGCTGACGGATTGGCGGGCATGGGCGGTCGTCGACCGTGAGCGTCAGGCCGCCTCGCATCTGTACAGCTTTCTGCAGCGAGCGATGCTCGACCTCGAAGATCAGCCGGAATCGCTCGAGCTCGTCGTCGCGTCCGGGTTGCTGCACCTCTCCGAGGGCGTTGCGGGCGCGCGGGTCCACACGCACCTGATCACGCAAGCCGCGCTCATCGAGCGACAGGGCGACTCCGGCGACCTGGTGGTCCGGCTGAGCCCCAACGCCGGGCCGGCGCTGGAGGACGTCCAGCTCCTCACCGGGCTGGAGGTCTTCGATCCGACGAGTGTCCGCGAACTGCACGACGCCCTCGTCACCCAGGTCGCGTCGCCCCTCGACCCCGCCGCCCGCGTGTTCTCGAAGAGCTGGGCCGAGCGTGCGCTCACCGTGCCTGTCGACGTCGTCGAGCGTGCGGACGAAGCATCGTCGTCCGATGCCTTCGTGACGCCGTCGCCCGTACTCGTGCTGCGCAAGCGCGGCGCCCACTCGCTCATCGAGTACTACAACCGCATGACCGAGGCCGCCGCCGACGAGTCGAACCCGGTGCCACTCGGGTTGGCGCAGCTCGTCGAAGCCATCGAGCCGGCCGACCGGGTCGCATGGCTCGACCGCATCGGCACGCCGTCGAGCGAGTTCACGGGCGAGCAGTTGATGCCGCTGCCCGCGAACGAAGAGCAGCGCGACATCATCGACCGGCTCGCCGGCGACAGCGGTGTCGTGGTCGAAGGCCCACCGGGCACGGGCAAGACCCACACCATCGCCAACATCGTGGCGGCGTTGCTCGCACGGGGCCAGCGCGTGCTGGTCACCAGTGAGAAGGCGCAAGCCCTGCGTGTACTCCGCGAGAAGCTCCCGTCCGAACTGCAGGAACTCTGCGTGGCCGTCACCGACCCGGTGCACGGCGGCACGGTAGAGCTCACCCGTAGCGTCAGCGAAATCGCCATCCGCAAGGCGCAATTCAACGTGCGGCGCGCACAGGAGCGCATCGATGAACTCACCACGCAGCGCAACGACGCACTGGAGCGTCGCGCGACGCTGATGGAACAGATCCGGCAGGCGCGCGCGGAGGAAACCGAGGTCCACGCCGACGTCGCCGCCGGTTACGAGGGGACGGCCGCGTCGATCGTCCGGCGGGTCCGCGCGCACGAAGCCAAGTACGCGTGGTTGCCGGCGCCTCTGCTCACCGACACCCCACCGCTGACCGTCGACGAGCTGGTCACGCTCCACTCGTTGCATCAACGGTCGAGCGTCGAGCGCGCGCGCCGTCGCCAGCAGCGCTTCCCCGAACTGTCCCTGCCCACCCAGAGGGAACTGCAGTACGCGTGCGCCGCCGTCTCCCAGGCATCGAGCGGCACCACCAACGGTGAGACGCAGGGCCTGCTGCGGGTTCTCGAGAGTGCGTCGCTCGAAGCACTCGGCCGCATCCGCGACCTGTGCGAGCAGCTGCAGGGTGCCCTCGAGGACGCGGACCGGCTCGACGCGCGGATCCAGCGCGTCGCCGATGACGTCCTGTCGGGCCGGGCCCAGCATCTGTGGGGGAAGACCGCCGAACTCGCTGAGCTCGTGCAGGCCGCGCAGGAGGCCGACCGGATCATCGGTGCCGGCTCGGTGGAGACCGCCGTGACGGGACGGCAGGCCTTCGAGGCGTACGACGCTCTCGCGCGCAAGCTGGAGGCGGGCGACACCTGGCGCAGCGGTTTCACCCGCTTCCGGCGCAGCGACGAGCAATCCGCCGTCGAGGCACTCGGTGAACTCGCGACCGTCGACGGCGTCGCGGCCACCACCGCCCAGACCGCGCGCATCGTCGCCGAGCACCTTCGTGCGCTCGAAGCGATCCGGGTCGCGCGCGTCGTGCTCCGCGATCTCGGCATCGATATCGAGCTCGACGAGTCGCGCAGTCGTGCGGTCGGCACCCTCGTATTCCTCGACCGGGACCGCGCCATCGTCGACAATCTGGTGGCACGTGTGCACGACGTCGAATCGGCACTGCGCGAGGTCCATCCGGGTGCGCCGCGGATCACGAGCATCGAGCAGGCGCGCTCCACTGCGGAGTCGGCACGGACCATCGCCGCAGCGGGCACCGCGGAAGCGAGCAAGAACTGGCTCGAATCCATCGGCATGTACGTGCGGAGCCAGATCTCCGGGGGAGCGTCGCCCGAAGGACGCGCGCTGGCACGGGCCTTCCACGACGCCGACTTCGACGCCATCAATGCGGCCTTGGATGCGTGGGACCGAGCGGCGGGGGAGCAACGCGAGGAGCTGGAACTCGTCTCCCTCCACGCGCGCCTGACCACCGCTGCACCCGCGCTCGCGCAGGCCCTCGCCGAGAATCCGTTGAGCCTGGCGTGGCCGGTTCGCCTCGCAGACGTCGAGGAGGCGTGGGCGTGGCGACGCGCAGACGAATGGGTGCGGCGCTTCCAGGAGCGAAACGACGACGGGCAGTTCGAACGCGAACTCGATGCCGTCGAGAAGGACCTCGCGCGTCTCACGACCGAGCTCGTCGAGGAGAAGGCGTGGAGCGCGTGTCTCGACCGCACCACCGCCGAGCAGGTGCAGGCGCTCCATTCGTACCGCGATCACGTCGCGAGTATCGGTAAGGGAACCGGGCGCTACGCGGAACGTTATCGAGCGGCCGCGCGTGAGGCCATGCAGGTCGCACAGGGTGCGGTGCCGGCCTGGGTGATGCCGCTGCAACAGGTGCTGGCTTCGATTCCGCCCGAACAGAATTCGTTCGACGTCGTGATCGTCGACGAAGCGAGCCAGACCGACATCAGCAGCCTGTTCCTGCTGTGGTTGGCGCCGCGCGTGATCATCGTCGGCGACGACAAGCAGTGTGCACCGAGTGCGGTGTCGCTGGGTGCGCTCGACGGCGTGTTCAGCCGCCTCGACTCGTATCTGCCCGACATCCCGAACTACCTGCGCGACAGCTTCACTCCGCGGTCCAGCCTGTTCTCGTTGCTGCGGTCGAGGTTCGGCAGCATCGTCCGGTTGCGCGAGCACTTCCGGTCGATGCCGGAGATCATCGCGTGGTCGAGCGACCAGTTCTACGCCGACGATCCGTTGGTTCCCATGCGGCAGTACGGCTCCGATCGTCTGCAGCCGTTGCGCACCACGCTCGTCGAGGACGCGGCCGTCACCGGCCAGAACTCGACGCTGACGAACTACGCCGAGGCACATGCCCTGGTCGACACGCTCGTGAAGTGCGTCGAGGATCCCGCCTACGACGGCAAGACCTTCGGTGTGGTGGTGCTGCAGGGGCAGCTGCAGGTCGACATCATCCAGAACGAGCTGCTGGACCGGCTCACCCCGGAGCAGTGGGAGGAACGCAGGCTCCGCGTCGGCACGCCCCCGGACTTCCAGGGCGACGAACGGAACGTGGTGTTCCTGTCGATGGTCGTGGCGCCCGAACAGAACATCGCGGCGTTGACGCGGACCGAATACCAACGGCGGTTCAACGTGGCGGCCTCGCGTGCCCAGGACCAGCTGTGGCTGTTCCACTCGAGGACGATCGACACGCTGCGCCGCACCGACCTGCGGTACTCGCTGCTCGCCCACATGCGGACGACGTCCCCGCGCCCGGCCGAGCCGATGCCCGACGGCGTGATGCGCGACGAGCGGCACGAGGCATTCGACAGACTCTTCCAACAGGACGTCTTCCTGGACATCGCTACTCGCGGCTATCACGTGAACCCGCGGGTCGAGGTGAACGGCCACTTCATCGATCTCGTCGTGACCGGGGCAGCAGGCAAGCTGGCCGTCGCCTGCGACGACGAGCAGTGGCACACGAGCCCCGACCGGCAGAACGCCGATCTGGAGCGGGAGCGCGAACTGCACCGCAGCGGCTGGAAGTTCTGGCGGGTCCGGGAATCTGAGTACTACCTCGACCCGGTCGCCGCCCTGTCAGGACTGTGGGAGGAGCTGGAACGTCGCGGGATCGCGCCGGGCCGGATGGATGCAACGGTCGTCGGTGAGATCGCCGATCCGGGTACGCGATTGATGGCGGGAATGGACGACTACTGA
- a CDS encoding Glu/Leu/Phe/Val dehydrogenase dimerization domain-containing protein, whose amino-acid sequence MTTMAARVDAVDTRQDEPFMRLIWTDPVTGAHGYLVVHTLVGDMATGGTRMRAGCTMSEVEDLARGMAAKTAVFDLPVGGAKGGIDFDPKDPRAVGVLQRFCQAMRPWLNAHWVTAEDLGVPQHLLDEVFERLGLHQSFHAAICRAADPAITLDRVRMSLNAPVDGGFLLGDVIGGYGVAQACIATANAFRWMPAETTVAIQGIGTMGGGAAWYLHEAGMRVTAVADAAGTLYCREGLDIPLLLDLRDEYGEIDRSCVPSNVEQLPRDAVIGIPAHIFVPAAISYAITAENVGRVAGRVVVEAANSATTPDAEAVLTGRGIPVIPDFVANAGAVAWAWWVLLGWVGTDPEESFRRLRTEMPTKITLLVERWALDRVPPRQTARQLGATNHAPTASRTITIP is encoded by the coding sequence ATGACCACGATGGCAGCACGCGTCGACGCGGTGGACACCCGCCAGGACGAACCTTTCATGCGCCTGATCTGGACGGACCCGGTGACGGGTGCGCACGGCTATCTCGTCGTCCACACCCTGGTGGGTGATATGGCGACCGGCGGCACACGCATGCGGGCCGGCTGCACGATGTCGGAGGTCGAGGATCTGGCGCGAGGAATGGCGGCCAAGACCGCGGTGTTCGACCTGCCGGTGGGCGGCGCGAAGGGCGGGATCGACTTCGACCCGAAGGATCCCCGTGCCGTCGGCGTGCTGCAGCGGTTCTGCCAGGCGATGCGTCCGTGGCTGAACGCGCATTGGGTCACGGCCGAGGACCTGGGTGTTCCCCAGCATCTTCTCGACGAGGTCTTCGAGCGGCTTGGCCTGCACCAGTCGTTCCATGCCGCGATCTGCCGCGCGGCGGATCCGGCGATCACCCTGGACCGGGTGCGGATGTCCCTGAACGCGCCGGTCGACGGCGGTTTCCTGCTGGGCGACGTGATCGGTGGTTACGGCGTTGCGCAGGCCTGCATCGCCACCGCGAACGCGTTCCGATGGATGCCGGCCGAGACCACCGTCGCGATCCAGGGAATCGGCACGATGGGTGGTGGCGCCGCCTGGTATCTGCACGAAGCGGGTATGCGCGTGACCGCCGTCGCCGATGCCGCCGGAACACTGTATTGCCGTGAAGGGCTGGATATCCCGCTATTGCTCGACCTGCGGGACGAATACGGGGAGATCGACCGATCCTGCGTTCCGTCGAATGTCGAGCAACTTCCGCGCGACGCGGTGATCGGCATTCCTGCCCACATCTTCGTTCCCGCTGCCATCTCCTACGCCATCACGGCGGAGAACGTCGGGCGGGTCGCCGGGCGGGTCGTGGTCGAGGCCGCGAACTCCGCGACGACTCCTGACGCCGAAGCCGTGCTCACCGGTCGCGGCATCCCGGTCATCCCGGATTTCGTCGCCAACGCCGGCGCGGTCGCGTGGGCGTGGTGGGTGCTGCTCGGGTGGGTGGGAACCGACCCGGAGGAGTCGTTCCGGCGCCTGCGTACCGAGATGCCGACCAAGATCACGCTGCTGGTCGAACGCTGGGCGCTGGATCGGGTGCCGCCGCGGCAGACGGCACGCCAACTCGGCGCGACCAACCACGCGCCGACGGCCTCGCGCACCATCACCATCCCCTGA
- a CDS encoding LysR family transcriptional regulator has product MELSLRRLRMLRELHRRGTVTAAALALHYTTSAVSQQLTQLERDVGARLFERRGRRVQLTEAGVLLAEHAEEILQSVERATTALERTRDGVTARLTAGVWASVASTLIPTALALLAAEHPGIEVRTRELTPEETADAVRDGSLDFSFVIEYSGYPMLWDPELTRVVIAVERLHAAVPPGTVPAGTIALADLAEHPWVLAGPHSHFGRAVSLACQRAGFEPRINHEVGEQATALSMVAAGLGVTLVSDLGLTLSPPGVEVVALTEPLIRTISIAHRGIAAERPPLRLVIDAVRTAAAERGLAAQ; this is encoded by the coding sequence ATGGAGCTGTCGCTGCGCCGGTTACGGATGCTTCGAGAACTGCATCGCCGTGGCACCGTGACGGCCGCCGCGCTCGCCCTGCACTACACCACCTCGGCGGTCTCGCAACAGCTCACCCAACTCGAACGGGATGTCGGCGCAAGGCTTTTCGAACGCCGGGGGCGTCGGGTCCAGTTGACCGAAGCCGGTGTACTGCTCGCCGAGCATGCCGAAGAGATCCTGCAGTCGGTGGAGCGCGCGACGACCGCACTCGAACGGACACGCGACGGTGTCACCGCGCGCCTCACAGCCGGCGTGTGGGCGTCCGTCGCGTCCACGCTGATACCCACTGCACTGGCGCTGCTGGCCGCCGAACACCCCGGCATCGAGGTCCGGACGCGAGAGCTCACACCCGAAGAGACCGCCGACGCCGTCCGCGACGGTTCCCTCGACTTCTCCTTCGTCATCGAATACTCCGGCTACCCGATGCTGTGGGATCCGGAGCTGACGAGGGTGGTGATCGCGGTCGAGCGACTGCACGCCGCGGTGCCACCCGGGACGGTGCCGGCAGGCACCATCGCACTCGCCGACCTCGCCGAGCACCCCTGGGTTCTCGCTGGGCCCCACTCTCATTTCGGTCGCGCGGTGAGCCTCGCGTGTCAGCGCGCGGGGTTCGAGCCCAGGATCAACCACGAAGTCGGTGAGCAGGCGACAGCACTGTCGATGGTCGCCGCGGGGCTGGGCGTCACCCTCGTCTCCGATCTCGGATTGACGTTGAGCCCACCCGGAGTCGAAGTGGTGGCGTTGACCGAACCGCTCATTCGCACGATCTCCATCGCCCATCGCGGGATCGCTGCGGAACGGCCCCCGCTGCGGCTGGTCATCGACGCCGTACGCACCGCCGCAGCGGAACGGGGGCTCGCGGCCCAGTAG